The following proteins come from a genomic window of Suricata suricatta isolate VVHF042 chromosome 5, meerkat_22Aug2017_6uvM2_HiC, whole genome shotgun sequence:
- the TFF3 gene encoding trefoil factor 3, with amino-acid sequence MEARALWLLVVVLALGSSSRADEFVGLSDNLCAVPAKNRVDCGYPDINHEQCNNRGCCFDSSIHGVPWCFKPLQDTECTF; translated from the exons ATGGAGGCCAGAGCGCTCTGGCTGCTGGTGGTGGTCCTGGCCTTGGGGTCCTCCAGCAGGGCTGACGAGTTTGTGGGCCTGT CGGACAACCTGTGTGCCGTGCCGGCCAAGAACAGGGTGGACTGCGGCTACCCCGACATCAACCACGAGCAGTGCAACAACAGGGGCTGCTGCTTCGACTCCAGCATCCACGGGGTGCCCTGGTGCTTCAAGCCCCTTCAGGACACAG